GTCTTctgacgacgcagacgacgacatcataccattatacgatcccaaatttttttgggggtagtataaaaatttaataacattttcgACAAGGTTGCTGTATTTTCGCCAGTTGAACTAAAAAGGAAGGTTAAGTTTTCATCTAGAAACTAACTTAATTTTTGCTTTTTAAGATGACTTGATCTCTGAAACATTGACCATAAAAACTGATAGGCTTGCCCTTTTCCATCTATACAAGTTTCATTAAAATCAGACAAGGGAaacaattttttatgtttttcgtgTTTACAAAATGAACGTACAAATCAGTAATCTTGCACTTTGAACGAACACCCAAAATCCATTTGCCTCATCATCTTTCTTCCATCCGTATATATTTGTAACTTTCATTCCTATCAAGCCAGCAATTGCAAGGGATTCCCAAGTTTTCATCCAATGACTCCAATAAGGAGTTGCATACTcgccaactttcacgatttaggtGTGTACTACACAATTTTTACCCTTTGTCACCATTGCACGATCATGATCGTTGAAAAAACTCCAACACACAATTTAGTGAAAATCTACACAAAAAAATGATTGTTCTCGATTTTGAACTGTTCCCAAGGTAAAACAATTGTGATCAGcaaattaaattttctttgtttctcAATCAATAAGCCACTAAAAAACGTTTTCTCTCTAGATTATTCTAACATGCTGATTTTGACTTTGTGTTGTATTCCTCTGTTAGTCAGAATTGTAAACTCATGAACGTGGCAGGTGAATTTTCAGCTGCAAGGAGGTTCTTACACAGCTTAAGAATAAAAGCATAGCTGATTAACAAAATGCAACAATGCAAttctaccataaagataataaatagtagtttattTACTATGTTATTGAAATTACACTTGCtgtaacatttgtcatttttgttaaattaccAAATCATTTAAAGTACAATTTATCACAAGAACTAAACTAACAGGTATGGAACAAACCCATCTCCCCACATACAAATGAGGGGTATCCCAGCTAGCTGTCCCTAAGTTAAGACAAatggtcattttactgttgtaaaaataaaaaaataaaattttagattttcTCAACTTCAAACTgagaaaattcattatatttggaacaacttttttaAATGATGGGtcctattattttttataataaagaagataaaCGTCCAGGAtcattacaaaattcttggacatgtatTGTCAGACCATATACCAGATAGATtaatagttctttgggaaaactttcttaaaaaatataaatatgtgcaCATTTGTTCTTAAAAGTGGTTTATAATGTCCTTACATTGAGGGGTTACCCTCATTTTGGGGTGTTGTTTCCAACCTGAAAAAGGTCcttctttgtgcataattttaaattgcaAAAGTCAACAATCATttaatattcttacacaagaaaataaatcctggtcttctagctacatgttcatcttttctactgatataataactagaatcatgcaaataaacttgAGAAAAAGGCTTGTAAACTCATCTCACAAATATGACACTTTACATTGAGGGGTAACCCTCATTTgaggtgttgttcccaacctgaaaAAAGTTCTTTTTTGTGCATAACTTTAAATTGCAAAAGTCAACAATCATTTAATATGctaacacaagaaaataaatcctggtcttctagctacatgttcatcttttctattGACATAATAACTAGAACCCTGCAAATAAACTTGAGAAAAAGGCTTGTAAACTCAtattacaaatatgacactttttcaaGACTGCAAAACAGCACACGCAAAATACGCCACAAAGAATTGcaacctttgaaattgttgtctGGCACTAAAACCCCAACAggcactttcaaaagttggctgGTATGTGTTGTCAGAATATTCAATCATGTCAAACTTATTTATAGATCTCTACTTGCTGATTATTAAGATTTTTGTATACCCAATTTATCTAATTCCAATGCCATTAGTCGGCAACAGAAGCGACAAAGCAGGGCATCTTTTTTGGATTGGCCAAATTTCCACTTTTTGATATAGGACGAGCTCTGAcatcccacggccccagcttgtctggcaaaacagctgttggatGTCAGAGAAATCTAGGACTAGAGAGACAGAAGAGAGCTTTTAAAGTTCGTGATATTTTGACTCCCGTCAGaagaattacatgtacatgtatgtggagGGGATTCATAGTAAGCCTTCAAACACTAGCTACATGTTAGGCATCTCAGATTTAATTGTATATAACACCATGACGGCTTTTAAAAGATGTTGTACTGCCAGTTCTGGGCATGTGTAACTATTTAATATTCtttgtttacaaaatgaaaacacTATCAGATTTGCACACAAATCATTTCATGACATGCATGAACTACCAAGTGGAACTGCAACTTACTGCTTTGGAGAAGCTGTGAAAATGATGACTCAGACTTTTGCAAATTTGATTCTTAgaacagaaaaaaacatgaaacacaGGAAAGAATCACTTCACACTTGTCAGTTTCTAATTATTAAACCAATTTAACGTCAACTGCATTATCTGATATATTGCGGTGCGCACATTATTTATCTTTCTACTTACCTTAATAAATATCAATGTAAATTCTATAGATTCTTTCTGTTGCAAGAAAAACGTTCGGTTTCTAATGTTTGCAAAAATTCACTGTCAAGGTCAGGTGCCAGGCCGTTCTGACCAATCAAAATTCTTTTAAGAAATGTCGGTCAAAATGATGTTCACTAATGAAACTAAAAGTTAatctttcaaataaatataaatattcaataaagCCACACATTATTACCTATGTTAACACTGAATTAAGAAAATTATAGAAATCTTATcttattcaatatatttttttctgtgcaGACTGTATACCACGGAACCTACAGGATGTGTAGTTTAACAGCAGACAGAATTTATTTTCCTGATGATGTTTTTAAATAGGTCTGTTCCTTTTTTAAGTCATAAATTAGCATTGCCATGATGCAGTTGCATGTGAAAACTATCAAGCTATTGATTTTCATTCAACTTAAAGATTCACAATCAAGGTTTTCCcgttaaatattatattttgatgACTCAACCTCACACTTTTGTTGTAAATATTGATTCACACCTCAGCAGTATCCTTTAATCAGTATATAATATTACATTTGCTACTGAGATATATTTGGAATTGATGCTTTTGGTTTCAATTGTAAGTTTGTTTCATCTCTGGTCGAATACAACTAACCTCGAATCTATAACAGtataacagggccaatacagaaacagcaagttaatttatatatatatataacagttaaCACTATAGTACCCCAGTAGTCTAattaattatgacgtctggcaaggctattttttttttaggatgcCTTTCTACGACGTCATAACGATGAAGCCATTTTTTACGTCTGagagcaaattttggggggaacttTGCAACAAATTTTTTATTGCCGGCTAGAAATTTTTACTTAGTTTCAAAGTCCTACCTTTTTTGTGCTTATTGATGcaaaatatttccagaaatatcCATAAGAAATGATAAAACAAGATACAATTCCATTATTTGGACTAGTACGCCAGAAGCACATAGCTTCGTAAGAATTATCTGCCTTTTAGCAATGTTTTGAAAAAAGATATGCATCGAAAACtgataaatttttttatttaaacccaTTATTACtttcttttcaaatttatcaCAGGCtcaaattttgaatatatatttctgatagatATAAGATTTTTGACTGGAGTATTTATATGCAAACCAGTGAAAGTTTAGGAAATAACTCTAATAAGAAGTAAGGGACATCACAACAATTGAAAAAGGCCTGGAATGGTGTAAtgtttaatcaacaccattgccCTATATTtatagttaatatatatatacagtgtatattaaagggataattcgcgatttttcacttttcatcttattatgttcataataccataaaaaaacatattcaccaagttttatttcgatatgaaaagtaataaaggagaaaattgggaattattcattttattttatcaaacttcctgacttatgtgacgtagtttaagtctttgagcatgccgggagtgaaattaatctcatttaagtcttgttcgttaaccatctaataaccctgtttaaagcgcatcgacgacttttggtgtagctattaaccaacgaaaagtaagtgatagccatgcaactttttaaattagattgtaggattcatgtgtggattttttatacgaattctagtaattaaagtaaataatacaatagaacatttttatgattttttttcttcaaatactttaaacaaacatatgaaactgacgacgatcgatagtgtattaaaaaatacatgtttgtattctgaactttttgcttcattccaaaaaacattttcacttgcttgtactgtggaaataaaatgtgtcttATTTTTGTGACACTTATGCGCagttaaactcaaggtaattaaaagattagcattatgtaattttaatcttttgatcttcattcagtgacacctaggcgtcacggttcagcatttcaggtgtgaacaacatttcgtatgaatgatatacgggagtcagttatagttatagacacagaaatgtaagaaaaagaattaaaatgaatttacgggagaaataaggtcgcacaataactggatagctgttgtatagttttatatattttgcataagctcacttttaaatgaattatgacttctgattagttttgtaacgataaaatactgtattttaattgaataaatttataaataaaaagaaccttctaaacacgagtgtatgaactaaaaattgtactttttaaattaaaatcaacaacctttaatatttcaaaccgattgcaattatataatttagtccatccaaagcgatctttatttacctatttaggaattaatgttctcatcaaaatatattaaatctcacaacgcatgaatacttcagctatttgaaaaaaaagatgttttaaaaaattgacaggaaatttaaggatcctcttggaatggaatcgaaaaattacgaatagaaattcttttcaagtgtgaaaaacgtcaaccaaatttattcataatcgggagcgtccttattaaaatagtcttcttCTCACAACgaataatactttagctatttgaccaacgatgtttaaaaaaaaaagacaacgaatttaatgtcatcttaatttccctatttttgaatgtaattataagtctgttcaactggcaagaatacccctaaagcggacaagcagtttattctttaaattgctgtcattgaatatcaagaaagaaaataaatcccgaaatcaatttgaaactttaatactcaaaagttttcctagaaaatattcacatcccttggggtttattagtgtacgtccagttgcatatgttttacatgaatgtgggaacaattgtgatgatgtcgaatttcttcctttattggagaacgatctaattgatatataaatttgtgattttactatgttcataacttcgatgaaccgaAGCAAGTTattatatcgacctgtatttaaatcaaattggtcctcttcttcttcttcttttggtatacaatagtctatcgaattcgatgATTACATTCTGTTGGCATACGtagactagtctatttacaaaactgttaCCCCATTGggcaatttacacaaaatgtatgtttcttccttatgttcaatgtatacatcaggggcggatccagccattttaaaaggggggttcctaacccaggacaaaaagggggggggggtgttccaattacatgtccccattcaaatgcattgatcgtccaaaaaaaaggggggggttccaacccccggaacccccctcccccTCTGGATCCCAacctgtacatgtatatattttaaattgcgataTAGCTCCGTAACTTTCTATACAGGCGTAGAAatgaatcgtcgacaagtgcgtacagtttttttaaatcaatatttctggtatgttccaatctgtcctttactattgacaacgaatatatattacattttcccaaattaaacattgcaaaaaaatgtaaatagatttttattttatcaaatctttttttttgtgtgtattatttatatttttataaataatattctttacaccagtaatgttatttataaacaagcgtatgagtttagtaatgactagtatattatatcactttcggacaagCAAGACAGAGATGTTTATTATACcggcacctgatagttcaaaatggagagttataagttatcggccgtgtacactgatcaatacctacagaagtgaaacgatgcacgaacttgcaagcccgacaggaaatcgcttgaatacctggctGTGTCACCTcacaccaaattaaaaaaaaccgccCCAAACTGATtcaccaaatcgccccacttttttaAAAATCGCCCCACATGTGAAATGTGTTAAATCCCGTTGATATTACTCCTGCcaaactcgccccacttaatAGCAAACGGTAATATCTAgattaatatataattttcatgtctgccaactcgccccactttaatGAAAAGTAATCTacacaaaatacaaacaaaccgaaaatttatgtaattactattattgatatactggaattataattctaaatattattttcgTATTGTTGGAGAATAACTGTATTCTTGTAATCTtagttatttgcataacaattgaaaagaaacctgttaattgtatcataatgcaatattaaacatgttaaaggattTCAATTAACAGCAATTTGTTATCATAGCAATTACCGGATTGGTTACTTTTGTCTCTGAATTAAGAATAATTCAACACTAACGAGCAATCAGAGAAAGGCAAATGTTACTTTCAAGTAAATATCAAAGAGAATGCCTATTCATTCATTTACCATAAGCGTGTGTCGTGTTTTTGTTAGTAAAAGTAGTCAAAGCAGGTTTTGTTGTTGTAGAAAAATTGATTGATAAGTTTTGTTTATGGttagaaatcaaacaaaaatgagTCATTTATGGCTTGGTATCAAAATTGTAAAAAGCAAAGTGGTCGTGTCAACTGTCCAGTCGTGGAAGCAGACAGCTATTGAACTTTAAAATGACAATGTATTCATGTCTTCATGTCTTCATGTTCTTGTTTCTAGTGCTGACATTTAATCTAGTACAAATGTACTTCTTTTTATGTTATCATGCCAGTGCTTGTCATAATTGATCTAATGCTTGTTTGTTTAAAATGTTATTGTTATGCATACTTATGTAGATGTGCAAACATCTGAGAATAAAATTATGTAAACACACATGATTCTTgacttattttattgaaaactgCATATATTTACCATGAAAAACACGTCACAAAAATGCTGTTCCTGAccttatttctgttttatttcaaCTATGCAGAAGAAAAGTACAAACAAAAAAGAAGCTTTTCAAACGTTCTCATAAGTGGGACCAATTGGAAAGCCAACACACATTacagtttaattattttattcgTAAGTGGTGCTAGTTGGTAGCCTTTGACTCTATTCATACTTGtacttttcataagtggggctaGTTGGCATAAATCAATTCATCaagatttttctatttttcacaaGTGGAGCGAGTTGACATTCACGTTACCGAAATACTAATAATCACTTCTAactgctatttaaaaaaaaaaggaatagcATATATTAACGGGATTTAACCCATATACAACGGAATAAAATCTTTTTCCattagtggggcgagttggcattacaaaattcatcctggttaataatatatttatctagattttACCGTTTTCCATTAAGTGGGgtgagttggcaggagtaatattaaagGGACTTAAcacatttcacaagtggggcgatttggtaaACCAGTTTGGggcggtttttttttaaaagtagggAGAGTTGgttaaaaagtggggcgattaggtgtggggcgatttgccagtggggcgatttgtcatggattcttccaacaatttattttttaattcttttttgaatgagcttgTACTTAAAGTTATTCAATAAAATAGatcctgaatatataaaagattttttatacagctctgtttttgcttttgaaacttgtaaattgttacatacatgtacatgtataaattgtatgtgtatttCATCTAATGTCCTGAAGTTACAAATGTAtctgaaatatgatttttttgttcattaaagATTACATGTAAAATCAAACAATCTAAATGCATGACTACCATGAGTACAATAACCTATAGGCTCTAGAAAACTTTGTGTCTCTTGTTTAAGCTATTATAGTCAAACTGtatttattattgatatatacacatgtatatatatattgtgtatacTATATATTTGCAGATAGTATGACATGGCTTCCCCAGGAATATTTTCTGAGGTCCGTGACCCTTCAGAAAGGGTAAGACAGCTGTGTAATTATGCCTGTAAAGTTGACATTGACGAAGCCATACCTCCAAAAAGATATCTTAGATCAGGGCTGGAAATGATGAGGATGGCAAAGGTTTATCAAGAAGAAGGAAACTATGAAAGTGCATTTATTCTGTACACAAAGTTCATATCGTAAGTTGAATTCTTCTTGagaaattaataataaacaaCTTTTTGTTATTAATTACAAGTATTTCGCACTCACATAAAGGGTGTGGTAGCcctttatttttcactttttcacAAATTTTGAGATACACTTATCCAAAAACTCAAAAAATATAGAGAAGACTCCTATGctctttctttttaaataatatatatatatatatatgtaatatttgtataattgtgtaagacaaaaaaaaaaaaactagaaggTGTGCAGTAAAAAAGTTTGAATCTCTAGGGGGAAGGAAGAGTGCAGGTCTGGATAGAATCATGTTTACTGGTTGGAGTTAAATTATCACGATCAGAAGTtgttatgtacaaatgtatcttgATAACAGCTGTTTAAAGAATTTACAATGATTAACCAAAACATAtagatttaaaatgttaaaaagttgGAGACCATGGGTCCATGTTTAAATCATCACAAATAGGGCTTATATTCATTTAATAAACAAGTGTTTTTCATTGATACCTTTCTTTTAAACCAAAAAATACACAATAAAGCTAATTATGATAGAAACATAACCATGAGACCCTCCATCCTAAAGTGATCTGGTTAAACAACATTTATGCTTTGAACAATGAAAGTGTTACTTTGTCTATAAGAATCTTTTGTGAAATAAATTCATTTGCTTATGGAATATCTTTGTTTCAAAACTTGATTTTGTTTTTCAGATTATTTGTTGAAAAGCTCCCTAAACATCCAGACTTTAAAACAGCTCCCCAAGCAGATGTGTCAGCCATTAAAAAGGTACTGTTATTGTGTTATCTCTGTTGCATATTTGCCGTATAAGAATCACTTTCATTGTTATCTTGGGTGCCTGCAGACTTGAATTTTTTATATGCAACTCTTGATTACCCCCTTAATGAAAACCAATCAACTTTCATAATCAAGTAAGTAGAGAATTTGTGTActtcttgttttaatttttgctaacATTGAGTTAGGTGGGTTCCTGCATTGTCAGATAGGACATGCCAATTGTCTTTATACATGGAAGTATTTTATCTAGATAGCTACCAAATGATTATTAATTACTAGAGTTTCCTACAATGTACATAATTTAATTACTCTTTAAATGAGAAttgaaaaaatcagcaaaaacattttttgtaagcATCTTACTTTTTAGACAAAATACAATCTCCTTTCCTTAAAAACTTCTGTTGAGCTTTCATTAGTTTATTGTGTCTAGATGTTATACTTCTTAgatatattataaattttaaaggaaTTTTACATATAACTTGATGTATGAAATGATAAttatgatttgttttgatttccatttgatatttgtaatacaaaaatgtaaGTAAAGTGAGTTTAATAAACCAAAGATGAGAAGAGGGTCAAATTATAATCTGTTTTATTAAGaacatgtttttttctgtttttgttcaAAGTTTCTGTTTTGGGATAGCTAGTATATTAAAGTTTTTATTGAAAACTGAATACTGTgacatatttgattaaaaatctttttaatgtgttttttaaacagaaagtGGTGGCATCTTTTGCATCAGCAGAAAAAATAAAAGCCAAATTAAAAGAAAGATATACTGCCATAGAAAAAAAGCGACAAGAAGAGGAGGTGTGTATTTTTTCTGCTATTTTTCAGCTGAGtattaaatgactttttaatgtgGAGACACATAACATTAAAAACACAGGTTCAATGAGATAAACTATGACTAGTATAGGAATActtttattatagtgacatgttaCATTGGTTATTATTTATGACTGCTAAGTTTTGTACGCATGTATTTTGTTGTGTGCTTATAATTGTATAAACTGGTATCttgtttgaattaaatgattAATAATTTTTAGAAAAGAATCCAGGAAGAACTTGCAAGAAAGCAGGCTGAGGAAGAGGCAAGGAGAAAAGAGATAGAAGAATTAGAGGAATGTAAGAGACAAGAAGCTGAAACAAAATGGTTAGAAGAACAAGAGGCAAGGTTACAGGAACTTAAGCGACAAGAAGTAGAAAGACAAAGACAGCAAGAAGCGGCAACAGCAGCAGCAGCAGCTGCAGCGGCAGCTGGGATAAATAGTGGTGCTCCACCAAACTTTTTAAACAATCAAATACCTTCTGCACCACCTGGAAACTTATCTTATATTCCTAATGACTTTGGTGGATCTACTAAACTTGTAGATATAGATTCTCAACCTGCAGGAACAGGACCTATCATACCTGATAGAGATCTAAAGAAAAACCTTCTGATAAATGATGGACCTTCAGTATCGTAAGATAATGTTATGTTTTCACTCTAAAATGTGGCGCTATATTACAGTCACTTTCTTTGTCACTCCTTTCTTTCTGATATATAATACTCAGATTCTTAtgaacagaatgacttcatatCTGATGAACAGCTTGATAGTGATAAGTTGTAATATATGAGCAATTTTCAGGTCTGTTAGACTGACTCATTTGCTTGAAATTTTCATCACTCATTTCTCCAATACTACTGAACAGTTTGACTTCATATTTAAAATAAGGGCGTTTCAGATCTGTCAGATACCTCCTGTTTTCCAATAATTTGAATTATCGCtcttttacgaaattttcctttgatcccactgactgataattttctttctcagTAGAGTGATATgcaaaattatcgctagaaactaagggtgcatgtggccgttgtcaatgaaattaacaatgtcGTCATAGGTTAAGCAgggataaacagattatcattggtcatatTTTTATAAAGCTTATAAtaatagcaaaaataaaagaaaatactcATACCATAAAGATGGAGTGTAAAGAAAAAATGCTATCTGTATGTAAGATAGATAactgaatgtattttttttttgtagatctcCTTTACCCTCAGTAGACAGAACAACAAAACCTCCAGCATATGATCATTTTATGAGCACTGGTAGCTCTAGTGGAAATAAGTTTGGGTTAAGGGATGTGATTATACCCTCTGACCTTCCTAGGAAATTTTTAGTCAAAGCGGAACATAACACATTGAAAAATATAGAGACATGTGGCATTCTAGCAGGAAAACTtgtaagtactgtaaattcagaaattaatgtgtgcatttattattatgaatCACTGATAAATGGTAAATATGTGGCATCTTATTTATGCTATTGCTATAGTTTTGTAGAAATTATCACTGGTTTTATATCTATAGGCAGTTGAAGTTTGCCAGTATTAAACAGAATAAATCTGTAATGTGGACTTCCATTGAAAAGGATTTACCTTATCAGGTCTTTGAAATTAAGATAGTGTATAAACAGCATACTTGCAATTCTTATACCAGTTGTTATGAATTTATTGTAGAGACACGATGCATTTGTGATTACCCACCTGATTTTACCGAAACAATCCGGTACTTCAGATACATGTGTAGCTGAGGATGAAGAGGATCTTTTCTTGTATCAAGAACCAAGGGACTTAATCACTCTAGGATGGATACATGTAAGGAAATACAATTATCTTGTAATGTATCTGTTTAAATCAAGACTTTCATACTTTTACTTTTACATTTGACACTAAAATTTTAATCTTTACCATGTAGGGTCATAATATCATAGTCTCTATCcaacttgtttgttgtttttagttttatttgtagATGCTTTAATCAACATTTAAAGATTGTAAATGAATACATAGAGAAATGCGATTTTTTTACGAGTGAGGTATGATATTCTGTGGATCCTCACAAAACAGAGGTCTTAAATTTCTTATCTGGGTAATATATGCTTTTCAATATGTCAATAATAAACATATGATTCTGGTACAAATACTTCTGTTTGCATGTCTCAGTATTGcccaaaatataaaatcaaaaacttTGTGTGGTCATAGTAAGAGTAAATGTTTTTTGGGTAAACTTCTTTGCACATAAAATGTAACTTCTTTTTACAGACACATCCTAGTCAGACTGCTTTCCTGTCGAGTGTTGATATGCACAATCAGTATGGTTACCAGGCAATGTTACCAGAGGCAATTGCTATTGTCTGTTCTCCAAAATTCAATGAGTGAGTACTCTAATATTGGGTTTTGAAATTGCCTCTACAGTTTATGCAGGTA
This genomic window from Mytilus galloprovincialis chromosome 9, xbMytGall1.hap1.1, whole genome shotgun sequence contains:
- the LOC143045611 gene encoding STAM-binding protein-like A, with amino-acid sequence MASPGIFSEVRDPSERVRQLCNYACKVDIDEAIPPKRYLRSGLEMMRMAKVYQEEGNYESAFILYTKFISLFVEKLPKHPDFKTAPQADVSAIKKKVVASFASAEKIKAKLKERYTAIEKKRQEEEKRIQEELARKQAEEEARRKEIEELEECKRQEAETKWLEEQEARLQELKRQEVERQRQQEAATAAAAAAAAAGINSGAPPNFLNNQIPSAPPGNLSYIPNDFGGSTKLVDIDSQPAGTGPIIPDRDLKKNLLINDGPSVSSPLPSVDRTTKPPAYDHFMSTGSSSGNKFGLRDVIIPSDLPRKFLVKAEHNTLKNIETCGILAGKLRHDAFVITHLILPKQSGTSDTCVAEDEEDLFLYQEPRDLITLGWIHTHPSQTAFLSSVDMHNQYGYQAMLPEAIAIVCSPKFNETGIFSLSIERGLVEIGSCRQKGFHQHNKTPPLFEDSSHAKTVDTEKIEVADLR